A genomic region of Numenius arquata chromosome 21, bNumArq3.hap1.1, whole genome shotgun sequence contains the following coding sequences:
- the SRRM1 gene encoding serine/arginine repetitive matrix protein 1 isoform X1, whose protein sequence is MDAGFFRGTSAEQDNRFSNKQKKLLKQLKFAECLEKKVDMSKVNLEVIKPWITKRVTEILGFEDDVVIEFIFNQLEVKNPDSKMMQINLTGFLNGKNAREFMGELWPLLLSAQENIAGIPTAFLELKKEEIKQRQIEQEKLASMKKQDEDKEKRDKEDKDNREKRDRSRSPRRRKSRSPSPRRRSSPVRRERKRSHSRSPHHRTKSRSATPAPEKKEATPEPEPSVKPKETVVQEATSNSDIPKAPKPEPPVPETKETSPERNSKKEREKEKEKTRQRSPTRSKSRSRSRSRSPSHSRPRRRHRSRSRSYSPRRRPSPRRRPSPRRRSPPRRMPPPPRHRRSRSPVRRRRRSSASLSGSSSSSSSSRSRSPPKKPPKRTVSSPPRKTRRLSPSASPPRRRHRPSPPASPPPKPRRSPTPQQSNRSRKSRGSVSPSRSSAPKHKSTEKRESPSPAPKPRKAELSESEEDKGGKMAAADSVQQRRQYRRQNQQSSSDSGSSSSSEEERPKRSNVKNGEVGRRRRHSHSRSPSPSPRKRQKESSPRRRRRSPSPPPARRRRSPSPAPPPRRRRSPSLPRRRSPSPPPRRRSPSPRRYSPPIQRRYSPSPPPKRRTASPPPPPKRRASPSPQSKRRVSHSPPPKQRSSPAAKRRSPSISSKHRKGSPPSRSNRETRSPPQNKRHSPSPRPRASHTSASPPPPRRGASASPQRRQSPSPSTRPIRRVSRTPEPKKTKASTPSPRSARRVSSSRSASGSPEPAPKKHQGPPSPTRSRSPSANWSPAKKAKSPTQSPSPARNSDQEGGGKKKKKKKDKKHKKDKKHKKHKKHKKEKAAAAAAAAAVAAADTTSTQEDQEAETEPKKETESEPEDNLDDLEKHLREKALRSMRKAQVSPPS, encoded by the exons ATGGACGCGGGGTTCTTCCGC GGAACAAGTGCAGAACAGGACAATCGCTTCAGCAACAAGCAGAAGAAGCTGTTGAAGCAGTTGAAATTTGCAGAATGCTTAGAAAAGAAG GTGGACATGAGCAAAGTAAATCTGGAAGTAATCAAACCATGGATAACAAAACGAGTAACAGAAATCCTTGGATTTGAAGATGATGTAGTAATTGAATTTATATTCAACCAGTTGGAAGTGAAG AATCCAGATTCCAAAATGATGCAAATCAACCTGACTGGTTTTTTGAATGGGAAAAATGCTAGGGAGTTCATGGGAGAACTGTGGCCACTGCTGTTAAGTGCACAGGAAAACATTGCTGGTATTCCAACTGCATTTCTGgaactgaagaaagaagaaataaaacagcgACAG ATAGAGCAAGAGAAACTGGCTTCTATGAAGAAACAAGATGAAGACAAGGAGAAGAGGGATAAGGAAGacaaagacaacagagaaaaaagagacaGATCTAGGAGTCCGAGAAG ACGCAAATCAAGGTCTCCTTCCCCTCGAAGGAGGTCGTCGCCGGTCAGAAGAGAGCGGAAACGCAGTCATTCTCGTTCCCCTCATCACCGAACCAAGAGCCGTAGTGCTACCCCCGCTCCAGAAAAGAAAGAGGCGACTCCTGAGCCAGAACCCTCTGTGAAACCAAAGGAGACTGTTGTTCAAGAGGCAACTTCAAACAG tgaTATCCCAAAAGCTCCTAAACCTGAACCTCCTGTACCAGAGACTAAGGAAACTTCACCAGAACGTAATtcaaagaaggagagagagaaggagaaagagaagactcGTCAAAGATCCCCAACTCGGTCTAAGTCAAGGTCAAGATCTCGATCACGTTCTCCATCTCATTCTCGACCAAGAAGGCGTCATAGATCACGGTCAAG GTCTTACTCCCCTAGAAGGCGACCAAGCCCCAGGCGACGGCCGTCTCCAAGGAGAAGGAGCCCTCCAAGGCGAATGCCTCCCCCACCCAGACACAGAAGAAGCAGATCCCCTGTGAGGCG GAGAAGACGGTCATCAGCATCCTTATCTGGCAgtagctcttcctcctcctcctcacgttCCCGATCACCACCAAAGAAACCACCTAAAAGAACTGTATCCAGTCCTCCTCGAAAAACGCGTAGGCTCTCTCCTTCGGCCAGCCCTCCTCGACGGAGGCATAGACCATCCCCACCAGCAAGTCCACCTCCAAAACCACGTAGGTCTCCAACACCCCAGCAGTCGAATCGTTCAAGAAAAAGCCGCGGCTCTGTTTCGCCTAGCAGATCATCAG CACCCAAACATAAGAGTACGGAAAAAAGAGAATCTCCTTCGCCAGCACCAAAACCAAGGAAAGCAGAACTGTCTGAATCAG AAGAAGACAAAGGCGGTAAAATGGCAGCAGCAGACTCTGTTCAGCAGAGGCGTCAGTACAGGAGGCAAAATCAACAGTCTTCATCTG ATTCTGGTTCTTCATCTTCATCTGAAGAGGAAAGACCTAAAAGATCCAATGTGAAGAACGGGGAAGTTGGTAGACGCCGACGCCATTCACATTCACGCAGCCCCTCACCGTCTCCACGAAAACGACAGAAGGAATCCTCCCCTCG TCGGAGGAGGAGGAGTCCATCGCCCCCACCAGCCCGGCGGCGACGCTCTCCTTCACCCGCCCCCCCTCCCAGGAGGCGGCGCTCACCCTCGTTACCTCGTCGAAG GTCTCCATCACCACCCCCACGCAGACGCTCACCTTCTCCGCGGAGATACTCTCCACCGATACAGAGACGATACTCTCCTTCTCCACCACCGAAGAGAAGAACggcttctcctcctccaccacctaaACGAAGGGCATCACCTTCTCCACAGTCAAAACGCAGAGTCTCCCATTCGCCACCGCCAAAACAGCGGAGCTCGCCAGCTGCTAAACGGCGTTCCCCTTCCATATCTTCCAAGCACAGGAAGGGATCTCCTCCCAGTAGGTCCAACCGGGAAACACGTTCTccaccacaaaacaaaaggcATTCACCTTCACCACGGCCTAGAGCTTCTCATACCTCTGCgagcccaccaccaccacggagGGGAGCTTCAGCATCACCCCAGAGAAGACAGTCACCATCTCCAAGCACTAGACCCATCAGGAGGGTGTCAAGAACGCCAGAACCTAAgaagacaaa GGCTTCCACGCCAAGTCCGCGATCGGCGAGACGGGTGTCTTCATCACGGTCTGCATCAGGATCACCTGAACCAGCCCCGAAAAAACATCAAGGGCCTCCATCTCCTACTCGGTCCCGTTCCCCTTCTGCCAACTGGTCACCTGCAAAAAAGGCTAAAAGCCCAACTCAGAGCCCTTCACCTGCAAGG AATTCAGATCAAGAAGGGggtggaaagaagaagaagaaaaagaaggataaGAAGcataaaaaggataaaaagcaCAAGAAACACAAAAAGCATAAGAAGGAGAAGGCGGCAgcggctgcagctgctgctgctgtggctgcagctgATACCACCTCAACACAGGAAGACCAGGAAGCGGAGACAGAACCCAAAAAG GAGACAGAAAGCGAACCAGAAGACAACCTTGATGATCTAGAAAAACACCTGCGAGAGAAGGCACTGAGGTCGATGAGGAAGGCGCAAGTGTCACCACCATCCTAG
- the SRRM1 gene encoding serine/arginine repetitive matrix protein 1 isoform X3, with protein sequence MDAGFFRGTSAEQDNRFSNKQKKLLKQLKFAECLEKKVDMSKVNLEVIKPWITKRVTEILGFEDDVVIEFIFNQLEVKNPDSKMMQINLTGFLNGKNAREFMGELWPLLLSAQENIAGIPTAFLELKKEEIKQRQIEQEKLASMKKQDEDKEKRDKEDKDNREKRDRSRSPRRRKSRSPSPRRRSSPVRRERKRSHSRSPHHRTKSRSATPAPEKKEATPEPEPSVKPKETVVQEATSNSDIPKAPKPEPPVPETKETSPERNSKKEREKEKEKTRQRSPTRSKSRSRSRSRSPSHSRPRRRHRSRSRRRPSPRRRPSPRRRSPPRRMPPPPRHRRSRSPVRRRRRSSASLSGSSSSSSSSRSRSPPKKPPKRTVSSPPRKTRRLSPSASPPRRRHRPSPPASPPPKPRRSPTPQQSNRSRKSRGSVSPSRSSAPKHKSTEKRESPSPAPKPRKAELSESEEDKGGKMAAADSVQQRRQYRRQNQQSSSDSGSSSSSEEERPKRSNVKNGEVGRRRRHSHSRSPSPSPRKRQKESSPRRRRRSPSPPPARRRRSPSPAPPPRRRRSPSLPRRRSPSPPPRRRSPSPRRYSPPIQRRYSPSPPPKRRTASPPPPPKRRASPSPQSKRRVSHSPPPKQRSSPAAKRRSPSISSKHRKGSPPSRSNRETRSPPQNKRHSPSPRPRASHTSASPPPPRRGASASPQRRQSPSPSTRPIRRVSRTPEPKKTKASTPSPRSARRVSSSRSASGSPEPAPKKHQGPPSPTRSRSPSANWSPAKKAKSPTQSPSPARNSDQEGGGKKKKKKKDKKHKKDKKHKKHKKHKKEKAAAAAAAAAVAAADTTSTQEDQEAETEPKKETESEPEDNLDDLEKHLREKALRSMRKAQVSPPS encoded by the exons ATGGACGCGGGGTTCTTCCGC GGAACAAGTGCAGAACAGGACAATCGCTTCAGCAACAAGCAGAAGAAGCTGTTGAAGCAGTTGAAATTTGCAGAATGCTTAGAAAAGAAG GTGGACATGAGCAAAGTAAATCTGGAAGTAATCAAACCATGGATAACAAAACGAGTAACAGAAATCCTTGGATTTGAAGATGATGTAGTAATTGAATTTATATTCAACCAGTTGGAAGTGAAG AATCCAGATTCCAAAATGATGCAAATCAACCTGACTGGTTTTTTGAATGGGAAAAATGCTAGGGAGTTCATGGGAGAACTGTGGCCACTGCTGTTAAGTGCACAGGAAAACATTGCTGGTATTCCAACTGCATTTCTGgaactgaagaaagaagaaataaaacagcgACAG ATAGAGCAAGAGAAACTGGCTTCTATGAAGAAACAAGATGAAGACAAGGAGAAGAGGGATAAGGAAGacaaagacaacagagaaaaaagagacaGATCTAGGAGTCCGAGAAG ACGCAAATCAAGGTCTCCTTCCCCTCGAAGGAGGTCGTCGCCGGTCAGAAGAGAGCGGAAACGCAGTCATTCTCGTTCCCCTCATCACCGAACCAAGAGCCGTAGTGCTACCCCCGCTCCAGAAAAGAAAGAGGCGACTCCTGAGCCAGAACCCTCTGTGAAACCAAAGGAGACTGTTGTTCAAGAGGCAACTTCAAACAG tgaTATCCCAAAAGCTCCTAAACCTGAACCTCCTGTACCAGAGACTAAGGAAACTTCACCAGAACGTAATtcaaagaaggagagagagaaggagaaagagaagactcGTCAAAGATCCCCAACTCGGTCTAAGTCAAGGTCAAGATCTCGATCACGTTCTCCATCTCATTCTCGACCAAGAAGGCGTCATAGATCACGGTCAAG AAGGCGACCAAGCCCCAGGCGACGGCCGTCTCCAAGGAGAAGGAGCCCTCCAAGGCGAATGCCTCCCCCACCCAGACACAGAAGAAGCAGATCCCCTGTGAGGCG GAGAAGACGGTCATCAGCATCCTTATCTGGCAgtagctcttcctcctcctcctcacgttCCCGATCACCACCAAAGAAACCACCTAAAAGAACTGTATCCAGTCCTCCTCGAAAAACGCGTAGGCTCTCTCCTTCGGCCAGCCCTCCTCGACGGAGGCATAGACCATCCCCACCAGCAAGTCCACCTCCAAAACCACGTAGGTCTCCAACACCCCAGCAGTCGAATCGTTCAAGAAAAAGCCGCGGCTCTGTTTCGCCTAGCAGATCATCAG CACCCAAACATAAGAGTACGGAAAAAAGAGAATCTCCTTCGCCAGCACCAAAACCAAGGAAAGCAGAACTGTCTGAATCAG AAGAAGACAAAGGCGGTAAAATGGCAGCAGCAGACTCTGTTCAGCAGAGGCGTCAGTACAGGAGGCAAAATCAACAGTCTTCATCTG ATTCTGGTTCTTCATCTTCATCTGAAGAGGAAAGACCTAAAAGATCCAATGTGAAGAACGGGGAAGTTGGTAGACGCCGACGCCATTCACATTCACGCAGCCCCTCACCGTCTCCACGAAAACGACAGAAGGAATCCTCCCCTCG TCGGAGGAGGAGGAGTCCATCGCCCCCACCAGCCCGGCGGCGACGCTCTCCTTCACCCGCCCCCCCTCCCAGGAGGCGGCGCTCACCCTCGTTACCTCGTCGAAG GTCTCCATCACCACCCCCACGCAGACGCTCACCTTCTCCGCGGAGATACTCTCCACCGATACAGAGACGATACTCTCCTTCTCCACCACCGAAGAGAAGAACggcttctcctcctccaccacctaaACGAAGGGCATCACCTTCTCCACAGTCAAAACGCAGAGTCTCCCATTCGCCACCGCCAAAACAGCGGAGCTCGCCAGCTGCTAAACGGCGTTCCCCTTCCATATCTTCCAAGCACAGGAAGGGATCTCCTCCCAGTAGGTCCAACCGGGAAACACGTTCTccaccacaaaacaaaaggcATTCACCTTCACCACGGCCTAGAGCTTCTCATACCTCTGCgagcccaccaccaccacggagGGGAGCTTCAGCATCACCCCAGAGAAGACAGTCACCATCTCCAAGCACTAGACCCATCAGGAGGGTGTCAAGAACGCCAGAACCTAAgaagacaaa GGCTTCCACGCCAAGTCCGCGATCGGCGAGACGGGTGTCTTCATCACGGTCTGCATCAGGATCACCTGAACCAGCCCCGAAAAAACATCAAGGGCCTCCATCTCCTACTCGGTCCCGTTCCCCTTCTGCCAACTGGTCACCTGCAAAAAAGGCTAAAAGCCCAACTCAGAGCCCTTCACCTGCAAGG AATTCAGATCAAGAAGGGggtggaaagaagaagaagaaaaagaaggataaGAAGcataaaaaggataaaaagcaCAAGAAACACAAAAAGCATAAGAAGGAGAAGGCGGCAgcggctgcagctgctgctgctgtggctgcagctgATACCACCTCAACACAGGAAGACCAGGAAGCGGAGACAGAACCCAAAAAG GAGACAGAAAGCGAACCAGAAGACAACCTTGATGATCTAGAAAAACACCTGCGAGAGAAGGCACTGAGGTCGATGAGGAAGGCGCAAGTGTCACCACCATCCTAG
- the SRRM1 gene encoding serine/arginine repetitive matrix protein 1 isoform X5 encodes MMQINLTGFLNGKNAREFMGELWPLLLSAQENIAGIPTAFLELKKEEIKQRQIEQEKLASMKKQDEDKEKRDKEDKDNREKRDRSRSPRRRKSRSPSPRRRSSPVRRERKRSHSRSPHHRTKSRSATPAPEKKEATPEPEPSVKPKETVVQEATSNSDIPKAPKPEPPVPETKETSPERNSKKEREKEKEKTRQRSPTRSKSRSRSRSRSPSHSRPRRRHRSRSRSYSPRRRPSPRRRPSPRRRSPPRRMPPPPRHRRSRSPVRRRRRSSASLSGSSSSSSSSRSRSPPKKPPKRTVSSPPRKTRRLSPSASPPRRRHRPSPPASPPPKPRRSPTPQQSNRSRKSRGSVSPSRSSAPKHKSTEKRESPSPAPKPRKAELSESEEDKGGKMAAADSVQQRRQYRRQNQQSSSDSGSSSSSEEERPKRSNVKNGEVGRRRRHSHSRSPSPSPRKRQKESSPRRRRRSPSPPPARRRRSPSPAPPPRRRRSPSLPRRRSPSPPPRRRSPSPRRYSPPIQRRYSPSPPPKRRTASPPPPPKRRASPSPQSKRRVSHSPPPKQRSSPAAKRRSPSISSKHRKGSPPSRSNRETRSPPQNKRHSPSPRPRASHTSASPPPPRRGASASPQRRQSPSPSTRPIRRVSRTPEPKKTKASTPSPRSARRVSSSRSASGSPEPAPKKHQGPPSPTRSRSPSANWSPAKKAKSPTQSPSPARNSDQEGGGKKKKKKKDKKHKKDKKHKKHKKHKKEKAAAAAAAAAVAAADTTSTQEDQEAETEPKKETESEPEDNLDDLEKHLREKALRSMRKAQVSPPS; translated from the exons ATGATGCAAATCAACCTGACTGGTTTTTTGAATGGGAAAAATGCTAGGGAGTTCATGGGAGAACTGTGGCCACTGCTGTTAAGTGCACAGGAAAACATTGCTGGTATTCCAACTGCATTTCTGgaactgaagaaagaagaaataaaacagcgACAG ATAGAGCAAGAGAAACTGGCTTCTATGAAGAAACAAGATGAAGACAAGGAGAAGAGGGATAAGGAAGacaaagacaacagagaaaaaagagacaGATCTAGGAGTCCGAGAAG ACGCAAATCAAGGTCTCCTTCCCCTCGAAGGAGGTCGTCGCCGGTCAGAAGAGAGCGGAAACGCAGTCATTCTCGTTCCCCTCATCACCGAACCAAGAGCCGTAGTGCTACCCCCGCTCCAGAAAAGAAAGAGGCGACTCCTGAGCCAGAACCCTCTGTGAAACCAAAGGAGACTGTTGTTCAAGAGGCAACTTCAAACAG tgaTATCCCAAAAGCTCCTAAACCTGAACCTCCTGTACCAGAGACTAAGGAAACTTCACCAGAACGTAATtcaaagaaggagagagagaaggagaaagagaagactcGTCAAAGATCCCCAACTCGGTCTAAGTCAAGGTCAAGATCTCGATCACGTTCTCCATCTCATTCTCGACCAAGAAGGCGTCATAGATCACGGTCAAG GTCTTACTCCCCTAGAAGGCGACCAAGCCCCAGGCGACGGCCGTCTCCAAGGAGAAGGAGCCCTCCAAGGCGAATGCCTCCCCCACCCAGACACAGAAGAAGCAGATCCCCTGTGAGGCG GAGAAGACGGTCATCAGCATCCTTATCTGGCAgtagctcttcctcctcctcctcacgttCCCGATCACCACCAAAGAAACCACCTAAAAGAACTGTATCCAGTCCTCCTCGAAAAACGCGTAGGCTCTCTCCTTCGGCCAGCCCTCCTCGACGGAGGCATAGACCATCCCCACCAGCAAGTCCACCTCCAAAACCACGTAGGTCTCCAACACCCCAGCAGTCGAATCGTTCAAGAAAAAGCCGCGGCTCTGTTTCGCCTAGCAGATCATCAG CACCCAAACATAAGAGTACGGAAAAAAGAGAATCTCCTTCGCCAGCACCAAAACCAAGGAAAGCAGAACTGTCTGAATCAG AAGAAGACAAAGGCGGTAAAATGGCAGCAGCAGACTCTGTTCAGCAGAGGCGTCAGTACAGGAGGCAAAATCAACAGTCTTCATCTG ATTCTGGTTCTTCATCTTCATCTGAAGAGGAAAGACCTAAAAGATCCAATGTGAAGAACGGGGAAGTTGGTAGACGCCGACGCCATTCACATTCACGCAGCCCCTCACCGTCTCCACGAAAACGACAGAAGGAATCCTCCCCTCG TCGGAGGAGGAGGAGTCCATCGCCCCCACCAGCCCGGCGGCGACGCTCTCCTTCACCCGCCCCCCCTCCCAGGAGGCGGCGCTCACCCTCGTTACCTCGTCGAAG GTCTCCATCACCACCCCCACGCAGACGCTCACCTTCTCCGCGGAGATACTCTCCACCGATACAGAGACGATACTCTCCTTCTCCACCACCGAAGAGAAGAACggcttctcctcctccaccacctaaACGAAGGGCATCACCTTCTCCACAGTCAAAACGCAGAGTCTCCCATTCGCCACCGCCAAAACAGCGGAGCTCGCCAGCTGCTAAACGGCGTTCCCCTTCCATATCTTCCAAGCACAGGAAGGGATCTCCTCCCAGTAGGTCCAACCGGGAAACACGTTCTccaccacaaaacaaaaggcATTCACCTTCACCACGGCCTAGAGCTTCTCATACCTCTGCgagcccaccaccaccacggagGGGAGCTTCAGCATCACCCCAGAGAAGACAGTCACCATCTCCAAGCACTAGACCCATCAGGAGGGTGTCAAGAACGCCAGAACCTAAgaagacaaa GGCTTCCACGCCAAGTCCGCGATCGGCGAGACGGGTGTCTTCATCACGGTCTGCATCAGGATCACCTGAACCAGCCCCGAAAAAACATCAAGGGCCTCCATCTCCTACTCGGTCCCGTTCCCCTTCTGCCAACTGGTCACCTGCAAAAAAGGCTAAAAGCCCAACTCAGAGCCCTTCACCTGCAAGG AATTCAGATCAAGAAGGGggtggaaagaagaagaagaaaaagaaggataaGAAGcataaaaaggataaaaagcaCAAGAAACACAAAAAGCATAAGAAGGAGAAGGCGGCAgcggctgcagctgctgctgctgtggctgcagctgATACCACCTCAACACAGGAAGACCAGGAAGCGGAGACAGAACCCAAAAAG GAGACAGAAAGCGAACCAGAAGACAACCTTGATGATCTAGAAAAACACCTGCGAGAGAAGGCACTGAGGTCGATGAGGAAGGCGCAAGTGTCACCACCATCCTAG
- the NCMAP gene encoding noncompact myelin-associated protein — MDGRIKMTTATPLINNTQFSVNVTTKSQEQSLYQSSGAIVAAIVVGVIIIFTVVLLILKTYNRRMRVKRELEPKTAKPAMPPALGQNSHSLSQHPTVTFIPVDIHMQNR; from the exons ATGGATGG ccgAATCAAGATGACGACAGCCACACCACTGATCAATAACACTCAGTTCTCAGTAAATGTGACCACGAAGTCTCAAGAACAAAGTCTCTACCAAA GTTCTGGAGCAATAGTTGCTGCCATCGTAGTAGgagtgattattatttttacagtggTTCTGCTCATACTGAAAACATACAACAG GCGCATGAGAGTGAAGCGGGAGCTGGAACCCAAAACCGCCAAACCAGCAATGCCACCGGCGTTAGGGCAGAACAGCCACAGCCTGTCTCAGCATCCCACCGTGACCTTCATACCTGTGGACATCCACATGCAGAACAGATAA